A single Salmo trutta chromosome 14, fSalTru1.1, whole genome shotgun sequence DNA region contains:
- the LOC115207445 gene encoding protein shisa-4 has translation MFTVGKMSLIAMALLVITVLLSAWQVGAIDDCLWYVDKNGTWHNGVPCPLMTFCCGNCHKRYCCLDGLKRITEREQKRCMFFQFSPTTIAGMASSILLFVAIIATMVSCFMCSCCYLYQQRQQRGRTHYDAQHIPMATYPVEPMYDAYGKPLVMGHPDYPHSGYPMAPQYPGMPQPYSMMHPGPYPPYPMADPGYPQGAPPPYSPPQYTPHPSH, from the exons ATGTTTACAGTGGGCAAGATGTCCCTTATCGCAATGGCTCTGCTGGTGATCACCGTCCTTCTCTCCGCCTGGCAGG tGGGTGCCATTGATGACTGCTTGTGGTACGTGGATAAAAATGGCACTTGGCACAACGGGGTCCCCTGTCCCCTCATGACCTTCTGTTGTGGGAACTGCCACAAGCGCTACTGTTGCTTGGATGGCCTCAAGAGGATCACTGAGAGGGAGCAGAAGCGCTGCATGTTCTTCcagttcag cCCTACCACCATCGCCGGCATGGCTTCCTCCATCCTGCTCTTCGTGGCTATCATTGCTACCATGGTGAGCTGCTTCATGTGCTCCTGCTGTTACCTCTACCAGCAGCGACAGCAGCGTGGCAGGACGCACTATGATG CCCAGCACATCCCTATGGCCACCTACCCCGTGGAGCCCATGTATGACGCTTACGGCAAGCCGCTGGTGATGGGACATCCTGATTATCCACACTCTGGTTACCCAATGGCACCTCAGTACCCTGGCATGCCACAGCCGTACTCCATGATGCACCCCGGCCCGTACCCCCCGTACCCCATGGCAGACCCTGGCTACCCTCAGGGAG CACCCCCTCCTTACTCCCCACCCCAGTACACCCCCCACCCCAGTCACTGA